In the genome of Acidobacteriota bacterium, one region contains:
- the arsN2 gene encoding arsenic resistance N-acetyltransferase ArsN2: MTAIRPALAGDLPAIHELLQEASLTTVGVERHLPSFLVAEADQRLLAVAGLEIHGSVALIRSIAVREELRRTGLGRRLFTALVAHARARDVQTCYLLTETAPGFFKKLGFDVITRDDAPDEIRRTDEFSSLCSPSAILLKLSIGDNEIE, from the coding sequence ATGACCGCGATCCGTCCGGCGCTCGCGGGCGATCTTCCGGCGATTCACGAACTTCTGCAGGAGGCCTCCCTGACGACCGTCGGTGTGGAACGGCATCTGCCGTCGTTCCTGGTCGCGGAAGCCGACCAACGCCTTCTGGCCGTGGCCGGCCTCGAGATCCATGGCAGCGTGGCGCTGATCCGCTCGATTGCAGTCCGCGAGGAGCTCCGAAGGACCGGCCTCGGTCGACGCCTCTTCACGGCGCTCGTCGCACACGCCCGCGCTCGCGACGTCCAGACCTGTTACCTGCTGACCGAGACGGCGCCGGGTTTCTTCAAGAAACTCGGCTTCGACGTCATCACCAGAGACGATGCCCCAGACGAGATACGGCGAACCGACGAGTTTTCCTCGCTCTGCTCGCCGTCTGCGATCCTGTTGAAGTTGTCGATTGGCGACAACGAGATAGAATAG